The proteins below are encoded in one region of Paenibacillus sp. YYML68:
- the flhF gene encoding flagellar biosynthesis protein FlhF yields the protein MRVKRYVVDTMPEALQKIRVDLGKDAVIINTKAIKTGGFLGMFSKKKIEVIAAIDSSSGNAAGTKPPPPATSPPSGVVPPSGVAPPSAASLQQTAKHAVAAAYGAQRKGVAADSLAFPEVPDVLPPAFMLSEAEASTFSTPTVTRVPSTAVPLERTQAAAAVLKTKEDMLLEEMKQMKELMHKLSMQHGEVELPNPSIERYERRLLEQEVDPLLVKELLANVHEQADNDESELTDIYVKQSLTRQLLAILATDSAKPIAADTRIAHFVGPTGVGKTTTIAKLAAEQVLKYQRKVGFITSDTYRIAAVEQLKTYATILNVPLEVVFSPLDLMKSFDNLKDCDLIFMDTAGRNFRNEMYVSELNALLRASGKSETFLVLSLTTKYKDMKAITTNFSKFKLHKVLFTKMDETDSFGAIPNLIREFGLQTSYIANGQSVPDDIEVLQEQQIIDLLLEDNNHE from the coding sequence ATGAGAGTAAAGCGGTATGTCGTCGACACAATGCCTGAAGCGCTGCAAAAAATTCGCGTCGATCTGGGCAAGGATGCCGTCATCATCAATACAAAAGCAATAAAAACCGGAGGCTTCCTCGGCATGTTTTCTAAGAAAAAGATCGAGGTTATCGCCGCGATTGATTCCTCTTCCGGCAACGCAGCAGGAACGAAGCCGCCGCCTCCGGCGACTTCTCCTCCGAGCGGGGTTGTCCCGCCTTCCGGAGTAGCTCCACCTTCAGCAGCAAGCTTGCAGCAAACGGCGAAGCATGCGGTTGCCGCCGCATACGGCGCCCAGCGCAAAGGTGTAGCAGCCGATTCGCTCGCCTTCCCCGAGGTGCCGGATGTACTGCCCCCGGCGTTCATGTTGTCCGAAGCAGAGGCGAGTACATTTTCCACGCCAACCGTCACTCGGGTTCCGTCTACAGCTGTTCCACTGGAGCGAACGCAAGCGGCTGCCGCTGTGCTGAAGACGAAGGAGGATATGCTGCTCGAGGAAATGAAGCAAATGAAGGAACTGATGCACAAGCTATCCATGCAGCATGGGGAAGTCGAATTGCCTAATCCGAGCATTGAGCGCTATGAGCGCAGACTGCTGGAGCAGGAGGTCGACCCGCTTCTTGTCAAGGAGCTGCTGGCTAACGTGCATGAGCAGGCAGACAACGACGAGTCGGAGCTGACCGACATCTATGTGAAGCAATCACTGACGCGTCAGCTGCTAGCGATACTTGCTACAGATAGCGCGAAGCCGATTGCAGCTGATACGCGCATCGCACACTTTGTTGGACCGACAGGCGTCGGCAAGACGACCACGATCGCCAAGCTGGCTGCGGAGCAGGTGTTGAAGTATCAGCGCAAAGTGGGATTTATCACTTCAGATACGTATCGAATTGCCGCGGTTGAGCAGCTGAAGACGTACGCGACGATATTGAATGTTCCGCTAGAGGTCGTGTTTTCTCCGCTTGATTTGATGAAATCGTTCGACAATCTGAAGGATTGCGACCTCATCTTCATGGATACGGCCGGACGTAACTTCCGCAATGAGATGTATGTCTCCGAGCTGAACGCGCTGCTAAGAGCAAGCGGCAAGAGCGAGACGTTCCTCGTTCTCAGCTTGACGACTAAATATAAGGATATGAAGGCTATAACAACGAACTTCAGCAAATTCAAGCTGCACAAGGTGCTGTTCACTAAGATGGACGAGACAGATTCCTTCGGGGCGATCCCGAACCTGATACGTGAATTCGGGCTTCAGACCTCCTATATTGCGAACGGTCAGAGCGTTCCGGACGACATCGAAGTGCTGCAAGAACAACAAATTATCGATCTGCTGCTGGAGGACAACAATCATGAGTGA
- the flhA gene encoding flagellar biosynthesis protein FlhA, whose translation MRIKDFVVLVGVIGIVLMMVVPLPTWLLDVLLIINITISLMIILIGMNTTDALQFSIFPSLLLITTLFRLSLNVSTTRNILAHGDAGNVVETFGNFVAAGNLVVGFVVFIILVLVQFIVITKGSERVAEVAARFTLDAMPGKQMSIDADLNAGMINEQQAKERREKISREADFYGAMDGASKFVKGDAIAGIVMLFINIIGGLIIGVGMNGMEFAEAGEMYSIMTIGDGLVSQIPALLISTASGIIVTRAASDGNLAHDLTSQLFSYPKLLYIVAGTITALGLFTPIHFVTTFPIAVLLAIAAYTMQQNIHRKAAESVQMEEEQQIEEVRSPESVISLLNVDPIEFEFGYGLIPLADTQQGGDLLDRIILIRRQCALELGVVVPVIRIRDNIQLRPNEYIMKIKGNIVARGDLLLGHYLAMSPGIEDDSISGIETMEPAFGLPAIWIDEQTKERAELSGYTVVDPPSVVATHLTEIIKKHAHELLGRQETKALIENVKESYPALVDELIPNVLTLGDVQKVLVKLLREKISVRDLVTILETLADYGTYTKDTDILTEYVRQALSRQITQQYTISGDSLKVITVGPSLEKRIAESVQQSDQGSYLALDPTSTQVIYQRISEQVTKLIQSGQQPIVLTSPTIRMYLRQLLERTMQDIPVLSYSELEPSVEIQSMGVVNL comes from the coding sequence ATGAGAATTAAAGATTTTGTCGTCCTTGTCGGCGTCATCGGTATCGTCCTCATGATGGTCGTACCGCTGCCGACCTGGCTGCTTGATGTCCTTCTCATTATTAACATTACGATTTCACTTATGATTATTCTGATAGGCATGAACACGACGGATGCGCTGCAGTTTTCCATTTTCCCATCACTGCTGCTAATTACGACATTGTTCAGGCTATCGCTTAACGTGTCGACGACTCGTAACATTTTGGCGCATGGAGATGCCGGTAATGTGGTCGAAACCTTTGGAAACTTTGTCGCGGCGGGCAATCTGGTTGTCGGTTTCGTCGTGTTTATTATTTTGGTGCTCGTTCAGTTTATCGTTATTACCAAAGGTTCCGAGCGCGTTGCCGAGGTTGCGGCACGCTTTACTCTCGATGCGATGCCAGGTAAGCAGATGAGTATTGACGCTGACCTGAATGCCGGCATGATTAACGAGCAGCAGGCGAAGGAGCGCCGGGAAAAAATATCCCGAGAAGCCGACTTCTACGGAGCGATGGACGGTGCCAGTAAGTTCGTCAAGGGAGATGCCATCGCGGGTATCGTCATGCTCTTCATTAATATTATCGGCGGACTCATCATCGGAGTTGGTATGAATGGAATGGAATTTGCCGAGGCTGGCGAAATGTATTCCATTATGACGATCGGTGACGGACTTGTCAGCCAAATACCGGCGCTGCTCATCTCGACAGCTTCAGGCATTATTGTGACGCGGGCGGCCTCGGACGGCAACCTAGCACACGATCTGACAAGCCAGCTGTTCTCTTATCCGAAGCTGCTCTACATTGTTGCAGGTACGATTACGGCTCTTGGGCTGTTCACGCCGATTCACTTCGTTACAACGTTCCCAATTGCAGTGCTGCTGGCCATCGCAGCCTATACGATGCAGCAGAACATTCACCGGAAGGCAGCCGAGTCGGTTCAGATGGAGGAAGAGCAGCAGATCGAAGAAGTACGCAGCCCAGAGAGCGTGATCAGCCTGCTCAATGTCGATCCGATCGAATTCGAATTCGGCTACGGACTCATACCGCTTGCGGACACGCAGCAGGGTGGAGACTTGCTCGACCGCATTATTTTGATCCGTCGTCAATGTGCATTGGAGCTTGGTGTAGTGGTGCCGGTTATCCGTATACGCGACAATATTCAGCTAAGACCTAATGAGTATATTATGAAAATCAAAGGTAACATTGTAGCACGCGGCGACCTGTTGCTCGGTCATTACCTTGCGATGAGCCCAGGCATTGAGGACGATTCGATTAGCGGTATCGAGACGATGGAGCCAGCGTTCGGTCTCCCGGCCATCTGGATTGATGAGCAGACTAAGGAACGCGCTGAGCTCTCAGGCTATACAGTCGTCGATCCACCATCGGTGGTCGCCACTCATCTGACAGAAATTATTAAGAAGCATGCGCATGAGCTGCTCGGTCGCCAGGAGACGAAGGCACTAATCGAGAACGTCAAGGAAAGCTACCCGGCACTCGTCGACGAGCTTATCCCGAACGTGCTTACACTTGGTGATGTGCAGAAGGTGCTTGTGAAATTGCTCCGTGAGAAAATATCGGTGCGCGATTTGGTTACTATATTAGAGACATTAGCGGATTATGGAACGTACACCAAAGATACGGACATCCTAACCGAGTATGTACGCCAAGCGTTATCTCGTCAAATTACGCAGCAATATACGATCAGCGGAGATTCGCTGAAGGTCATCACAGTGGGTCCGAGTCTTGAGAAGCGAATTGCGGAGTCTGTGCAGCAATCAGATCAAGGTAGCTATCTCGCTCTTGACCCGACTTCGACGCAGGTCATCTACCAACGCATCAGTGAACAGGTAACGAAGCTGATCCAATCCGGTCAGCAGCCCATTGTACTGACCTCTCCGACAATTCGGATGTACTTGCGTCAGCTGCTCGAGCGCACGATGCAGGATATTCCCGTGCTGTCCTATAGCGAGCTGGAGCCTAGTGTGGAAATTCAGAGCATGGGAGTTGTGAATCTATGA
- the flhB gene encoding flagellar biosynthesis protein FlhB has translation MADLRLRLDLQLFAGEKTEDATPKKKQEARQKGQVAKSMDLPAAFILFFSFLSFYLFGGFMKEHLVGLFRSVFHDFLLLDITSDNLMVLFENIAVQLMLILAPIFVVSVVIAILANYLQIGFLLTGDPLKMKFSKLNPLEGVKKMFALRSLIELLKSVLKMSIIGYVVYSTLWGEKQSIMQLAHLPLEEIVSFTSSLTLLLGVKIGGILIILAIFDYMYQRYEHNKSLKMSKQDIKDEYKKSEGDPLIKGKIREKQRRMAMMRMMQDVPKADVVITNPTHFAVALQYDAEKMQAPTVIAKGTDYVALKIKQTAKDNGVITVENKPLARALYAQVEIGQGIPNDMFQAVAEVLAYVYKLKGKAN, from the coding sequence GTGGCTGATCTTCGTTTGAGGCTCGACTTACAGCTGTTTGCCGGGGAGAAGACGGAAGATGCGACGCCCAAGAAGAAGCAGGAGGCAAGGCAGAAGGGGCAGGTCGCGAAGTCTATGGATTTGCCCGCAGCCTTTATCTTGTTTTTCTCGTTTCTATCCTTCTACTTATTTGGTGGTTTTATGAAGGAGCATCTTGTCGGTCTGTTTCGCTCGGTTTTTCATGATTTTTTGCTGCTCGATATTACGTCGGACAACCTGATGGTGCTGTTCGAAAATATCGCGGTGCAACTGATGCTGATCTTAGCTCCAATCTTTGTTGTATCCGTCGTTATTGCAATTTTGGCCAATTATTTGCAAATAGGCTTCCTTCTAACAGGAGACCCGCTCAAGATGAAGTTCAGCAAGCTCAACCCGCTGGAGGGCGTGAAAAAGATGTTCGCGCTGCGCTCGCTCATCGAGCTTCTGAAGTCCGTACTAAAGATGAGTATTATCGGCTACGTGGTGTACTCGACCCTATGGGGTGAGAAGCAGAGTATTATGCAGCTCGCGCATCTGCCCTTGGAGGAAATCGTAAGCTTCACGAGCTCGCTGACTCTTCTGCTAGGCGTAAAGATTGGCGGAATTCTGATTATTCTAGCGATTTTCGATTACATGTATCAACGGTATGAGCATAACAAGAGCTTGAAGATGTCGAAGCAAGACATTAAGGACGAATACAAGAAGAGCGAGGGCGATCCGCTGATCAAGGGTAAAATTCGCGAAAAGCAGCGCCGTATGGCGATGATGCGAATGATGCAGGACGTTCCGAAGGCGGACGTCGTCATTACGAACCCGACCCACTTCGCCGTTGCGCTTCAATATGACGCGGAGAAGATGCAAGCGCCAACCGTCATTGCGAAGGGCACCGATTATGTCGCACTCAAGATCAAGCAGACTGCAAAGGACAACGGAGTCATAACTGTTGAAAACAAACCGCTCGCCCGCGCCTTATACGCTCAGGTCGAAATTGGTCAAGGTATACCAAACGATATGTTCCAGGCGGTGGCTGAAGTGTTAGCATATGTGTACAAGCTGAAGGGAAAGGCAAATTAA
- the fliR gene encoding flagellar biosynthetic protein FliR, translated as MTEFTAYLPAFLLFFCRITSFFLVAPIFSARNVPAQLKLGISFFVAFIVFAGSGGTETAIQIDSLFILAIIREVLVGICLGFAAYMFFTVVQIAGSFIDIQMGFGIANVIDPMTGTQSPVIGNLKFMIATLLFLSLNGHHYLLEGIMRSYEWIPLSNELFDKVYSGQLSDFLVRTFVSVFALSFQMAAPLVVAMFLTDVGLGLLARVAPQFNIFVIGLPVKLLLGLIMLVILFPGYEMLFSRIFEQMMESMKGFFGLFQQ; from the coding sequence ATGACAGAGTTTACTGCCTATTTGCCTGCGTTTCTATTGTTTTTTTGTCGAATAACTTCGTTTTTTCTTGTCGCACCGATTTTTTCTGCGAGAAATGTACCTGCACAGCTGAAGCTTGGCATCTCTTTCTTCGTGGCATTCATCGTGTTTGCTGGCTCAGGTGGGACAGAAACAGCGATTCAGATCGATTCGCTCTTTATATTAGCGATTATTCGAGAGGTTCTGGTTGGGATTTGCCTTGGCTTTGCGGCGTACATGTTTTTTACCGTCGTACAGATCGCCGGCTCGTTTATTGATATTCAGATGGGGTTCGGTATTGCGAACGTTATTGATCCGATGACCGGCACGCAAAGTCCAGTGATCGGCAACCTGAAATTTATGATCGCGACCTTGCTGTTCTTATCACTGAACGGACACCATTACTTGCTAGAAGGCATTATGCGCAGCTATGAGTGGATTCCGCTCAGCAACGAGCTTTTCGATAAAGTATACAGCGGCCAGCTGTCTGACTTTCTCGTACGTACGTTCGTTTCAGTTTTTGCATTAAGCTTTCAGATGGCAGCGCCGCTAGTCGTTGCGATGTTTTTGACCGACGTCGGTCTTGGACTGCTCGCTCGCGTGGCACCTCAGTTCAACATTTTCGTGATCGGCTTGCCAGTCAAGCTGCTACTTGGCTTGATCATGCTTGTTATTTTGTTTCCAGGGTACGAGATGTTGTTCAGTCGCATTTTCGAGCAAATGATGGAGTCGATGAAGGGCTTCTTCGGTTTGTTTCAACAGTAG
- the fliQ gene encoding flagellar biosynthesis protein FliQ, with protein MSSEFVIRLAGEAVYTTLKASAPMMVIALVVGLVISIFQATTQIQEQTLAFVPKIVVVLLSILIFGPWILNTLVEFTFNLMNNLHNFIG; from the coding sequence TTGAGCTCGGAGTTCGTCATACGGTTAGCCGGTGAAGCAGTATATACAACGTTGAAGGCTAGCGCTCCGATGATGGTGATTGCCCTTGTCGTCGGTCTAGTCATTAGTATTTTTCAGGCAACGACGCAAATTCAGGAGCAGACGCTTGCCTTCGTTCCGAAGATTGTCGTCGTTCTGCTTTCCATTCTCATATTTGGACCATGGATCTTGAACACACTTGTTGAGTTTACGTTCAATCTCATGAACAATTTACACAACTTTATAGGGTAG
- the fliP gene encoding flagellar type III secretion system pore protein FliP (The bacterial flagellar biogenesis protein FliP forms a type III secretion system (T3SS)-type pore required for flagellar assembly.) yields the protein MRKLITFLPLLLLVGLLSFSVAGQALAADPIPGVNIDIGTTNSTGNGTGTVQILLLLTILSLAPAILIMMTSFTRIIIVLGFVRTSLGTMQMPPNQVLVGLALFLTFFIMAPTLSDINQNAYQPYMKGEITQQVALDKASLSVKEFMFQHTRQKDLKLFLDYTKAAPPSGVADTPLTALVPAFAISELKTAFQMGFMIFIPFLVIDMVVASTLMAMGMMMLPPVMISLPFKILLFILVDGWYLVIRSLLLSFNT from the coding sequence ATGAGAAAGCTGATAACATTTTTACCGTTGCTGTTGCTTGTCGGACTGCTGAGCTTCAGCGTTGCGGGACAAGCATTGGCCGCGGATCCGATACCTGGAGTCAACATCGATATAGGCACGACGAACAGTACAGGTAACGGTACGGGGACTGTACAAATATTACTTCTTCTGACCATCTTGAGCTTAGCGCCGGCGATCTTGATTATGATGACCAGCTTTACTCGAATTATTATCGTTCTGGGCTTTGTCCGCACGTCGCTCGGTACGATGCAGATGCCTCCGAACCAAGTGCTGGTCGGGCTAGCGCTGTTCCTTACCTTCTTCATTATGGCTCCAACGCTAAGTGATATTAATCAGAATGCGTATCAGCCATATATGAAGGGAGAAATTACGCAACAGGTTGCTCTTGATAAGGCATCTCTATCTGTGAAGGAATTCATGTTCCAGCATACGAGACAGAAGGACTTAAAGCTGTTTTTGGACTATACGAAGGCTGCTCCGCCGAGTGGGGTTGCTGATACACCTCTGACTGCGCTCGTTCCTGCATTCGCGATTAGTGAGCTAAAGACGGCTTTTCAGATGGGCTTTATGATATTTATCCCTTTTCTCGTTATTGATATGGTGGTGGCGAGTACACTTATGGCAATGGGAATGATGATGCTCCCTCCGGTTATGATCTCTTTGCCGTTCAAGATCCTGCTGTTCATTCTTGTTGACGGCTGGTACTTGGTCATACGATCGCTGCTGCTTAGCTTCAATACGTAA
- a CDS encoding flagellar biosynthetic protein FliO yields the protein MKRLDTKTLLAVFIGLLLSAVFAAVCFGETGTDAPGSSPFDSPDSFVSAGDTFGMIVKVIFFLIIIIVIFYVIMKVLAQKNHFFAGRSLRSLGGVPLGQNKSIQIVEIGNALYIVGVGDNIQLLEKIQDEEQVAMLRDMMTIGPSVSGASFESVGEWLNKLRRKPVAEEELDVQDTSFQHVFQSKMSDRKKMMEELLKQDSHSEHSKDNR from the coding sequence TTGAAGAGACTCGATACCAAGACGTTGCTTGCCGTTTTCATCGGTCTGCTGCTTTCGGCCGTTTTCGCGGCCGTTTGCTTCGGGGAAACGGGGACGGATGCTCCCGGTTCGAGTCCTTTTGACTCACCGGATTCATTCGTTTCAGCTGGGGATACGTTCGGCATGATTGTGAAGGTTATTTTTTTTCTTATCATCATTATCGTCATTTTTTATGTCATAATGAAGGTTCTTGCACAAAAAAATCATTTCTTCGCTGGCAGATCGCTTCGTTCTCTGGGAGGCGTCCCGCTTGGGCAAAACAAATCGATTCAAATTGTAGAGATCGGCAATGCCCTATATATTGTTGGTGTCGGTGACAACATTCAACTGCTTGAGAAGATCCAGGATGAGGAGCAGGTTGCGATGCTACGCGATATGATGACGATCGGGCCAAGCGTATCGGGGGCATCCTTCGAGAGCGTCGGAGAGTGGCTGAACAAGCTTCGCAGAAAGCCAGTTGCAGAGGAGGAGCTTGATGTGCAGGACACTTCCTTTCAGCACGTATTTCAGAGTAAAATGTCAGACCGAAAAAAAATGATGGAAGAGCTTCTGAAGCAGGACTCCCATTCAGAGCATTCGAAGGATAACCGATGA
- a CDS encoding response regulator, with product MANRILIVDDAAFMRMMIRDILTKNGYEVVGEANDGAQAIEKFKELRPDLVTMDITMPEMDGIQALKEIKKLDGNAKVIMCSAMGQQAMVIDAIQAGAKDFIVKPFQADRVIEAIKKTLG from the coding sequence ATGGCTAACCGAATTCTGATTGTTGACGATGCAGCGTTTATGAGAATGATGATCCGTGATATTTTGACGAAGAACGGCTACGAGGTAGTAGGCGAGGCGAATGATGGTGCGCAGGCGATCGAGAAGTTCAAGGAGCTTCGTCCTGACCTCGTAACGATGGATATAACGATGCCAGAGATGGATGGTATTCAGGCGCTGAAGGAAATTAAGAAGCTTGACGGTAATGCGAAAGTGATCATGTGTTCCGCTATGGGTCAGCAGGCGATGGTTATCGATGCCATTCAAGCTGGTGCGAAGGACTTCATCGTGAAGCCGTTCCAGGCAGATCGTGTTATCGAGGCAATCAAAAAGACGCTTGGCTAA
- the fliY gene encoding flagellar motor switch phosphatase FliY codes for MTNKDYLSQEEIDALLRQSSDSDSGGSDDGSSSGLNPRIEDYLSSLEQDALGEIGNITFGSAATALSTLLGKKVDITTPKVSIIAREELVNEFPKPHVAVHVNYVDGFHGINLLVIKTRDAQVIADLMMGGDGTGQNTELSEIHISAVQEAMNQMMGSSATSMSTIFNRFVNISPPGIDIMHLAEGEPETKIPEEDVFIKISFRLTIGDLIDSTIMQLLPVGFARDMVNILMGGGDVQTPPPAAPAPPAAAAPPAPSTPPPAPAPAPMAPPAAAYGHDPYQQPPMMPPGYQQPPMHQPGYQQPMYQQPPMMPPMGYPPQPAAYGVPTGRNVNVQPAQFSSFNPPSFGGTDDTNLNLLLDIPLKVTVELGRTNKVIKDILELSQGSIIELDKLAGEPVDILVNNKLIAKGEVVVIDENFGVRVTDIVNQWDRIQKIQQN; via the coding sequence ATGACGAATAAGGATTATTTGTCTCAAGAGGAGATCGATGCCTTGCTGAGACAATCCTCGGACAGTGATTCCGGCGGTTCGGATGATGGCTCTTCTTCGGGGCTGAATCCAAGAATCGAAGATTATTTATCCTCGCTGGAGCAGGACGCTCTAGGAGAGATCGGGAATATTACGTTCGGAAGCGCCGCTACGGCTCTTTCTACCTTGCTTGGCAAGAAGGTTGATATTACGACGCCTAAGGTGTCCATCATTGCCCGCGAAGAGCTAGTTAATGAGTTTCCAAAGCCACATGTCGCTGTCCATGTCAATTATGTAGATGGATTTCACGGCATTAATTTACTCGTCATCAAGACTCGGGATGCTCAAGTTATTGCGGATCTGATGATGGGCGGCGATGGAACCGGTCAGAATACGGAGCTCTCGGAAATTCATATTTCCGCCGTGCAGGAAGCGATGAATCAGATGATGGGCTCGTCAGCAACGTCGATGTCAACGATCTTCAATCGATTCGTCAACATCTCCCCACCTGGGATTGATATTATGCACCTAGCTGAGGGCGAGCCCGAGACGAAGATTCCGGAAGAGGATGTGTTTATTAAAATCTCCTTCCGTCTCACGATTGGCGACTTGATTGACTCAACGATCATGCAGCTCCTTCCTGTCGGATTTGCCCGCGACATGGTCAATATTTTGATGGGTGGAGGAGATGTGCAGACACCGCCTCCGGCAGCGCCAGCACCGCCAGCTGCTGCAGCACCGCCAGCTCCATCGACTCCACCGCCAGCACCGGCTCCCGCGCCGATGGCTCCGCCAGCAGCGGCGTATGGTCACGATCCATATCAGCAGCCGCCGATGATGCCTCCGGGCTATCAGCAGCCGCCGATGCATCAGCCAGGCTATCAGCAACCGATGTATCAGCAGCCGCCGATGATGCCGCCAATGGGTTATCCGCCGCAGCCTGCTGCATATGGTGTGCCGACAGGACGCAATGTGAATGTCCAGCCGGCCCAGTTCTCAAGCTTTAATCCGCCATCCTTCGGGGGGACGGACGATACGAATTTGAATCTGCTCCTTGACATTCCGCTTAAGGTGACGGTCGAGCTCGGTCGTACGAATAAAGTGATTAAAGATATTTTGGAGCTTTCCCAAGGATCGATTATTGAGCTCGATAAGCTAGCAGGTGAGCCGGTTGATATCTTGGTAAACAATAAACTCATCGCCAAAGGTGAGGTTGTAGTTATCGATGAAAATTTCGGTGTGCGCGTAACAGACATTGTGAACCAATGGGATCGCATTCAGAAGATTCAACAAAATTAA
- the fliM gene encoding flagellar motor switch protein FliM — protein sequence MVDVLSQNEIDALLAALSSGEMDAEELKKEETQKKVRAYDFKRAVRFSKDHIRSLTRIHENFARFLTTYFSAQLRTFVQISVVQVEQLPYDEFIRSIPKMTILNIFEAEPLEGRMVLEVHPNVAFAMLDRLLGGAGTSPTKINSLTEIETIVMERIFSRCFDSLQEAWKTVIDLSPRLEALETNPQFMQIVSPNETIALISLSTKIGDTSGMINLCIPHVVIEPIMPRLSVHHWFVSQKKTSAPEEQEALQHRVHMAKLPIIAELGTSHISIQEFLNLSVGDVITLNKSVDDPLHLRIGEKLKFYGSAGTMKGKIAVQINEIVHEGVEENDE from the coding sequence ATGGTTGATGTTCTTTCCCAAAATGAGATCGATGCCCTTCTTGCCGCGCTCTCATCAGGTGAGATGGATGCGGAGGAGCTCAAAAAGGAAGAAACCCAGAAGAAGGTTCGTGCCTACGACTTTAAACGAGCCGTACGGTTCTCTAAGGACCACATTCGAAGCTTGACACGTATTCATGAGAACTTCGCAAGATTTCTGACAACATATTTTTCCGCTCAGCTGCGAACGTTCGTTCAAATAAGTGTTGTGCAAGTCGAGCAACTTCCTTATGATGAATTTATCCGCTCCATTCCGAAAATGACCATACTCAACATATTCGAGGCCGAGCCGCTCGAAGGCCGAATGGTGCTTGAGGTGCATCCGAACGTTGCGTTCGCAATGCTGGATCGATTGCTTGGCGGCGCGGGCACGTCACCGACCAAAATCAACTCGCTTACCGAGATTGAAACGATCGTCATGGAGCGAATATTCAGCCGCTGCTTCGATAGTCTTCAAGAAGCATGGAAGACAGTGATTGATTTGTCACCGCGGCTTGAGGCGCTTGAGACCAATCCGCAGTTTATGCAGATTGTCTCTCCGAACGAAACGATCGCCTTGATTTCGCTCAGTACAAAAATTGGTGATACTTCGGGAATGATTAACCTGTGTATCCCTCACGTTGTCATTGAGCCCATCATGCCGAGACTTTCCGTTCATCACTGGTTCGTGTCGCAGAAGAAGACAAGCGCGCCGGAGGAGCAAGAAGCGCTTCAGCATCGCGTGCACATGGCGAAGCTGCCTATTATTGCCGAGCTCGGCACATCGCATATCTCGATACAAGAGTTTTTGAACTTAAGTGTCGGTGATGTAATTACGCTGAACAAATCGGTCGATGACCCGCTGCACCTTCGAATCGGCGAGAAGCTGAAGTTTTACGGAAGCGCAGGCACGATGAAGGGAAAGATCGCGGTTCAAATCAATGAGATCGTCCATGAAGGAGTAGAAGAGAATGACGAATAA
- a CDS encoding flagellar basal body-associated FliL family protein has protein sequence MFKSKIFIMVVAILIAITLILTAAFVLWNYMDKSNADPHEQAQNSAREVKSGKKLTPDEVVANTFEMKDVLTNLASANGVSNKFIKVSFAFELENKKAKEEFEKLQSQMKAIVIQTLADMQPEQVTGSKGFDNLTSVLMNKMNALLQEGKLNQILITDIVLQ, from the coding sequence TTGTTTAAAAGTAAAATTTTTATCATGGTCGTCGCTATCCTAATTGCGATAACATTAATACTGACGGCAGCCTTCGTGCTGTGGAATTACATGGATAAATCAAACGCGGATCCGCATGAGCAAGCGCAAAACTCCGCACGCGAAGTGAAATCCGGCAAGAAGCTTACACCTGACGAGGTTGTGGCCAATACGTTCGAAATGAAGGACGTTTTAACCAATTTGGCATCTGCAAATGGCGTCAGCAACAAGTTTATTAAAGTAAGCTTTGCCTTTGAGCTTGAAAACAAGAAGGCGAAGGAGGAGTTTGAAAAGCTGCAAAGCCAGATGAAAGCGATCGTCATTCAGACGTTGGCCGACATGCAGCCAGAGCAGGTTACAGGCAGCAAAGGCTTTGACAACCTCACTTCGGTCCTTATGAATAAAATGAACGCGCTGCTCCAAGAAGGAAAGCTTAATCAAATTTTAATTACTGATATTGTGCTCCAATAA
- a CDS encoding flagellar FlbD family protein, with protein sequence MISLTRLNGKPIMLNALLIETIEETPDTMISLVNGKKIIVLETVPEVVASVQQYVQSVGMVGATLKSLDTEGS encoded by the coding sequence ATGATCAGCCTAACTCGCTTGAACGGCAAGCCTATTATGCTCAATGCCTTGCTAATCGAAACGATCGAAGAAACGCCCGACACGATGATCTCTCTAGTGAATGGTAAAAAAATTATAGTGCTCGAAACGGTGCCTGAGGTCGTAGCATCGGTGCAGCAATATGTGCAATCCGTTGGTATGGTTGGGGCAACGCTAAAGAGCTTGGATACGGAGGGGTCGTAG